One Pseudodesulfovibrio sp. S3 DNA window includes the following coding sequences:
- a CDS encoding TRAP transporter large permease, which translates to MSFVLLAVFFIALICGLPLFAAMLATAISGFVYIGDYSQFRLMIQQFYGGMEPFSLLAIPYFILVGELMGCSGLTTRLLRFAEALVGHLKGGLGYVTVVASIIFAGVNGSAAADASAVGSIMIPAMKKGGYPASYAAGLTAGSSLIGPIIPPSIFMILFGAMTKTNVGALFMAGVLPGLLLGIAFMGMHRISASRLNLPTVNARFSFSELIRATGGAVASLVAPGIIIGGILFGFMTPTESGAVASLYVLIVGFLWTRQLTLKSIAKAIASTVRLTSVIFVVIGAATIVGWILSSEQVPQKLAPIVLEYAKTPSMVLLFMSLIIFVVGMFMEEIAALVLLTPVFAPLAVAAGIDPLHFGIVMTLNITIALITPPMGACVYIVSSIGSVPLEKMFRHIWPFVLVAILCQLVLIFCPTVSLFLPRLLGY; encoded by the coding sequence ATGAGTTTTGTGCTCCTAGCCGTCTTTTTCATTGCATTGATTTGCGGTCTGCCGCTTTTTGCCGCCATGTTGGCGACGGCCATCAGCGGTTTTGTCTACATCGGGGATTATTCGCAGTTCCGGCTTATGATTCAGCAATTCTACGGAGGCATGGAGCCGTTTTCACTCTTGGCGATTCCATATTTTATCCTGGTCGGTGAACTCATGGGCTGTTCCGGGCTGACCACGCGCCTGCTTCGTTTTGCAGAAGCCCTTGTGGGTCACCTCAAGGGCGGCCTGGGCTATGTCACGGTCGTGGCCAGCATCATTTTCGCAGGAGTCAACGGTTCTGCCGCCGCTGACGCATCTGCTGTCGGCTCCATCATGATACCGGCCATGAAAAAAGGGGGCTATCCTGCATCGTATGCCGCGGGGCTCACCGCCGGAAGTTCGCTTATCGGTCCCATCATTCCGCCCAGCATCTTCATGATCCTGTTCGGAGCCATGACCAAAACCAATGTCGGTGCGCTGTTCATGGCTGGGGTGCTCCCCGGGTTGCTCCTCGGTATCGCCTTCATGGGCATGCACAGGATCAGCGCTTCCCGGCTCAACCTGCCCACCGTCAATGCAAGGTTTTCCTTTTCGGAACTCATCAGGGCCACGGGTGGGGCCGTGGCCTCGCTGGTCGCGCCCGGTATCATCATCGGCGGCATCCTTTTCGGATTCATGACCCCGACGGAATCGGGCGCAGTGGCCAGTCTTTATGTCCTGATCGTTGGGTTCCTTTGGACCCGCCAACTGACCTTGAAGAGCATCGCCAAAGCCATTGCCAGTACGGTGCGGCTGACCAGCGTCATCTTTGTCGTTATCGGTGCGGCCACCATCGTCGGCTGGATTCTGTCCTCTGAACAGGTGCCGCAGAAGCTGGCTCCCATTGTCCTGGAGTATGCCAAGACGCCGTCAATGGTGCTGCTCTTCATGAGCCTGATCATTTTCGTGGTGGGCATGTTCATGGAAGAGATCGCCGCGTTGGTTCTGCTGACACCCGTGTTCGCGCCGCTTGCCGTTGCCGCGGGAATCGATCCTCTCCATTTCGGCATTGTGATGACGCTCAACATCACCATCGCGTTGATCACTCCGCCCATGGGCGCCTGCGTGTACATCGTTTCCTCCATCGGCTCCGTGCCCCTGGAAAAGATGTTCAGGCACATTTGGCCGTTTGTCCTGGTCGCCATCCTCTGTCAGCTCGTGTTGATCTTCTGCCCAACGGTCTCGCTCTTCCTGCCGCGATTGCTGGGCTATTGA
- a CDS encoding TRAP transporter small permease encodes MQSVACFCKKASDILERLCLMGAGALLIINLLDVMLGVFGRFFRPPMWTTDLAKITLVWMIMLAAAPALKRGEHMAIRIVVDRLPKTQRQVIAVLRGLVFSGILMFMVFYGYNYAYKLHLFTIMTLGIKKSIPLMSIPVGMGLMLIQYTLQQFIPMVGDAHSVGEDAS; translated from the coding sequence ATGCAATCAGTCGCTTGCTTTTGCAAAAAAGCTTCTGACATCCTGGAGCGCCTCTGTCTGATGGGGGCAGGGGCGCTCCTTATCATCAATCTGCTGGATGTCATGCTTGGTGTGTTCGGTCGTTTCTTTCGCCCTCCCATGTGGACCACGGATCTCGCCAAGATCACCCTCGTCTGGATGATCATGTTGGCCGCGGCTCCAGCCCTCAAACGCGGGGAGCATATGGCCATCCGCATTGTCGTGGACAGGCTGCCCAAGACGCAGCGGCAGGTCATTGCCGTGCTCAGGGGGCTGGTTTTTTCCGGTATCCTTATGTTCATGGTCTTTTACGGGTACAACTATGCCTATAAGCTTCACTTGTTCACCATCATGACTCTGGGCATCAAGAAGAGCATCCCCCTGATGTCCATCCCGGTGGGCATGGGACTCATGCTGATTCAGTATACCCTGCAACAGTTTATTCCAATGGTCGGCGATGCTCATTCCGTCGGGGAGGATGCATCATGA
- the dctP gene encoding TRAP transporter substrate-binding protein DctP, which yields MKRFTVFMCLVLMLALAIPASVLASTSIKMSYNGPPSEQDNAVHYFAVTFKDLVEKATGKDLEINLFPNSQLGNEEQRMEQVMSGPMINVASYGGLQTVFPEMFATNIPFLFDSYKAAHLFFDGSSFMDKARTTLRERTGIELLEVIEEGGFLAFTCNKPIHSPADFNGLKYRAMDASQVAMYEAFGASGTPIPWTEVYLALKTGVADGQMNPPTYIIMGSLYEVQKHLTLANVQYSDQFLLMNNELLSSLSAEQQTALKTAAHQATVKTREFVESQVENRVKFLEEKGMISYTPTAEESAQFKALGSPSYVNWLKDQIDSSWIDLAIEDAKKANAAGAE from the coding sequence ATGAAGCGTTTTACCGTATTTATGTGCTTGGTGCTGATGTTGGCGCTCGCCATTCCTGCGAGCGTCCTGGCTTCTACTTCCATCAAAATGAGCTACAACGGTCCGCCGAGTGAGCAGGACAATGCTGTTCACTACTTCGCCGTGACGTTCAAGGATTTGGTTGAAAAAGCCACCGGCAAAGACCTCGAAATAAACCTGTTCCCGAACAGCCAACTCGGCAATGAAGAGCAGCGCATGGAGCAGGTCATGAGCGGTCCCATGATCAACGTTGCCTCGTATGGCGGATTGCAGACCGTGTTCCCTGAGATGTTTGCCACCAATATCCCTTTCCTCTTTGACAGCTACAAGGCCGCCCACCTCTTTTTTGACGGCAGCAGCTTCATGGACAAGGCCCGCACCACCCTGCGTGAGCGCACGGGTATCGAATTGCTGGAAGTAATCGAAGAAGGCGGCTTTCTCGCATTCACCTGCAACAAGCCCATCCATTCACCTGCCGATTTCAATGGTCTCAAGTACCGGGCCATGGATGCCAGCCAGGTTGCCATGTATGAAGCTTTCGGTGCTTCCGGCACCCCCATTCCGTGGACTGAAGTCTATCTGGCACTCAAGACCGGTGTTGCCGACGGCCAGATGAACCCGCCGACCTATATCATCATGGGCAGCCTGTATGAAGTGCAGAAGCATCTCACCCTGGCAAATGTCCAGTATTCCGATCAGTTCCTGCTGATGAACAACGAATTGCTTTCCTCCCTCAGCGCCGAGCAGCAGACTGCCCTGAAAACCGCAGCGCACCAAGCTACCGTCAAGACTCGCGAATTTGTCGAGTCACAGGTGGAAAACCGCGTCAAGTTCCTTGAGGAGAAGGGCATGATCAGTTACACGCCCACTGCCGAGGAATCCGCTCAATTCAAGGCCCTTGGCAGCCCGTCCTACGTGAATTGGCTCAAGGATCAAATTGATTCCTCCTGGATTGATCTGGCCATTGAGGATGCCAAGAAGGCCAATGCAGCAGGAGCCGAATAA